In Hoeflea ulvae, one genomic interval encodes:
- a CDS encoding long-chain fatty acid--CoA ligase: MTNTAAADRIWLPSYPPNTPADITPLAHASVAALIEDSFKRFADRPAYSCMGKTITYSQMEKLSTSLGAWLQSLGLEKGDRVALMMPNVLQMPVAMAAVLRAGYTVVNVNPLYTPRELEHQLKDSGAKAIIILENFAITLQQVIARTGVKHVCVATMGDLLGLKGHLVNFVVRKVKKLVPAWSLPGHVGFKAALQAGQGKQFRPADSKPTDVAFLQYTGGTTGVSKGATLLHSNVLSNAAQNDLWLPAAFIKKPKPDTLVFVCALPLYHIFALTVNALMGMAQGAHNILIPNPRDIPGFVKELGKYEFNVFPGLNTLFNALLNNDDFQKLDFKSLQLTLGGGMAVQRPVADRWQELTGCVIAEGYGLSETSPVATANRFDADRFSGTIGLPLPSTYIDIRDEDGKAVTLGEVGEICIKGPQVMAGYWNRPDETEKVMTADGYFRSGDMGIMDEAGFTKIVDRKKDMILVSGFNVYPNEIEEFAVSHPGILEAAAIAVPDEHSGEAVKLFIVRKDASLTEADVKAHCATGLTNYKRPKVVVFKDELPKTNVGKILRRELRD, encoded by the coding sequence ATGACAAACACTGCTGCCGCCGACCGTATTTGGCTTCCATCCTATCCGCCCAACACGCCTGCCGATATCACGCCGCTGGCCCATGCGTCGGTCGCCGCGCTGATCGAGGATTCCTTCAAGCGCTTCGCCGACCGTCCAGCCTATAGCTGCATGGGCAAGACCATCACCTATTCGCAGATGGAAAAGCTCTCGACATCGCTGGGCGCCTGGCTGCAATCGCTCGGGCTTGAAAAGGGCGACCGGGTTGCCTTGATGATGCCCAATGTGCTGCAGATGCCGGTGGCGATGGCAGCGGTGCTGCGCGCCGGCTATACGGTGGTCAATGTCAATCCGCTCTACACCCCGCGCGAACTCGAGCACCAGCTCAAGGATTCCGGCGCCAAGGCGATCATCATCCTTGAAAACTTCGCCATCACCCTGCAGCAGGTGATCGCGCGCACCGGCGTCAAGCATGTCTGCGTGGCGACGATGGGCGATCTGCTCGGGCTGAAGGGGCACCTGGTCAATTTCGTTGTTCGCAAGGTCAAGAAACTGGTTCCGGCCTGGTCACTTCCCGGCCATGTCGGCTTCAAGGCGGCACTGCAGGCGGGCCAGGGAAAACAGTTCAGACCCGCCGATTCAAAACCCACTGACGTGGCTTTCCTGCAATATACCGGCGGCACCACGGGCGTGTCGAAGGGCGCGACGCTTCTGCATTCCAACGTTCTGTCGAATGCAGCGCAAAACGACCTGTGGCTGCCTGCCGCCTTCATCAAGAAGCCGAAACCGGACACTCTGGTCTTTGTCTGCGCCTTGCCGCTCTATCACATCTTCGCGCTGACGGTGAATGCGCTGATGGGCATGGCGCAAGGCGCACACAACATCCTGATCCCCAATCCGCGGGACATTCCGGGCTTCGTCAAGGAACTGGGCAAATACGAGTTCAACGTGTTTCCCGGCCTCAACACGCTGTTCAACGCGCTGCTCAACAATGACGATTTTCAGAAACTCGATTTCAAATCGCTGCAGCTGACGCTTGGCGGCGGAATGGCGGTGCAGCGTCCCGTTGCCGATCGCTGGCAGGAATTGACCGGCTGCGTGATTGCGGAAGGCTACGGCTTGTCCGAAACCTCGCCGGTCGCCACTGCCAACCGCTTTGACGCGGACCGGTTCTCCGGCACAATTGGTCTGCCTCTTCCGTCGACCTATATCGATATCCGCGACGAGGACGGCAAAGCCGTCACGCTCGGAGAGGTCGGCGAGATCTGCATCAAGGGCCCGCAGGTGATGGCCGGCTACTGGAACCGCCCCGACGAGACCGAAAAGGTCATGACTGCCGACGGCTATTTCCGGTCCGGAGACATGGGCATCATGGACGAGGCCGGCTTCACCAAGATCGTCGACCGCAAGAAGGACATGATCCTGGTCTCGGGTTTCAATGTCTATCCCAATGAAATCGAGGAATTCGCGGTCTCGCATCCCGGCATTCTCGAGGCTGCGGCGATCGCCGTGCCGGATGAACATTCCGGCGAGGCGGTGAAGCTGTTCATCGTGCGCAAGGATGCAAGCCTTACCGAAGCCGATGTCAAAGCTCATTGCGCCACCGGGCTGACAAATTACAAGCGGCCCAAGGTCGTGGTGTTCAAGGACGAGTTGCCGAAGACCAATGTCGGCAAGATCCTGCGCCGCGAGCTGCGCGACTAG
- the ppk2 gene encoding polyphosphate kinase 2 — protein MGTDKTSRAVELEIDGKTRVFDIDDPKLPDWVEDNAFSSDNYPYDKKLKRHDYEDTLEALQVELVKVQTWLGETGNRVISVFEGRDAAGKGGSIGATRAYMNPRSARIVALPKPTETERGQWYYQRYVDHFPTSGEFVMFDRSWYNRAGVEPVMGFCTPAEHAHFLEETPHFERMPVKAGIHLFKFWLNIGREMQLKRFHDRRHNRLKAWKLSPMDIASLNKWEDYTEMRDLMLRETHSDHAPWTVVRANDKRRARINIIRTILKELPYTGKDKDAIGEIDEKIVGHGVDAVKG, from the coding sequence ATGGGCACCGATAAAACCAGCCGGGCTGTCGAGCTTGAGATTGACGGCAAGACGCGGGTTTTCGACATCGACGATCCGAAGCTTCCCGACTGGGTCGAGGACAACGCGTTCTCCTCGGACAATTATCCCTATGACAAGAAGCTGAAACGGCACGACTATGAGGACACGCTGGAAGCGCTGCAGGTCGAGCTGGTCAAGGTGCAGACCTGGCTCGGCGAGACCGGCAACCGGGTGATCTCGGTGTTCGAGGGCCGGGATGCCGCCGGCAAGGGCGGATCGATCGGGGCGACACGGGCCTATATGAATCCGCGCTCGGCGCGCATCGTGGCGCTGCCCAAGCCGACCGAGACCGAGCGCGGGCAATGGTATTACCAGCGCTATGTCGACCACTTCCCCACCTCCGGCGAATTCGTGATGTTCGACCGCTCCTGGTACAATCGGGCCGGCGTTGAACCGGTGATGGGGTTCTGCACGCCCGCGGAACACGCGCATTTTCTCGAGGAAACCCCGCATTTCGAACGCATGCCGGTGAAGGCCGGCATCCACCTGTTCAAGTTCTGGCTCAATATCGGACGCGAAATGCAGCTCAAGCGGTTCCACGACCGCCGCCACAACAGGCTCAAGGCGTGGAAGCTGTCGCCTATGGACATTGCCAGCCTGAACAAGTGGGAAGATTACACCGAAATGCGCGACCTCATGCTGCGCGAGACCCATTCCGACCATGCACCCTGGACGGTGGTGCGGGCCAATGACAAACGCCGCGCCCGCATCAACATCATCCGCACGATTCTGAAGGAGCTGCCCTATACCGGCAAGGACAAGGATGCAATCGGCGAGATTGATGAAAAGATCGTCGGGCACGGCGTCGACGCGGTCAAGGGCTGA
- the phoR gene encoding phosphate regulon sensor histidine kinase PhoR produces MVDTRRDATNETGTATRLSARVRELGRPLAVGSVIAVAAVPAGLEPWQAIIGYGVFAAGLLVWPTGRAARQLQAAGQAKTASLTDFAVVEALDLPTIVFDADTQVVRQNAAARTLVGAYPDRASLSARIRSPAILDLVARVVNRRVPESVEHAERVPSERWHEVRVAPVAGDRDSGGGLFVLTFRDLTEARRMDRMRTDFVANASHELRTPLASLMGFIETMQGPARDDEAARIRFFAIMLDQAQRMARLIDDLLSLSRLEMRAHVAPEGQVDLGRTVTHVVDSLRPMANELGVEIELSLPDHTVMISGDVDELIQVFSNLVENACKYGQTGKRVEVTVTDMDKEGPQVTIQDFGPGIAKEHVPRLTERFYRVDVETSRTKKGTGLGLAIVKHILTRHRARLIIRSTPGEGSTFCVKFNPADQGEAVASKEIYK; encoded by the coding sequence ATGGTTGACACCAGGCGGGACGCGACGAACGAAACTGGGACGGCCACCAGGCTGAGCGCCCGGGTCAGGGAGCTTGGGCGGCCTCTGGCCGTCGGGTCGGTGATCGCGGTTGCCGCGGTTCCCGCCGGACTGGAGCCCTGGCAGGCGATTATCGGCTATGGCGTCTTCGCCGCCGGCCTTCTGGTCTGGCCCACGGGCAGGGCGGCAAGGCAGTTGCAGGCTGCCGGCCAGGCCAAGACTGCTTCATTGACCGATTTTGCCGTGGTCGAAGCGCTGGATCTGCCGACCATCGTCTTTGATGCCGACACACAGGTTGTGCGCCAGAACGCCGCCGCCCGCACGCTTGTCGGCGCCTATCCCGACCGCGCATCGCTGTCGGCGCGCATCCGCTCGCCGGCGATCCTCGATCTGGTTGCCCGGGTGGTGAACCGCAGGGTGCCCGAAAGCGTCGAACACGCCGAGCGGGTGCCGTCCGAACGCTGGCATGAAGTCAGGGTCGCCCCTGTTGCCGGTGATCGGGATAGCGGCGGCGGGCTTTTCGTGCTGACCTTTCGCGACCTCACCGAAGCCCGGCGGATGGATCGGATGCGGACCGATTTTGTCGCCAATGCCAGTCATGAACTCAGAACGCCGCTCGCCTCGCTGATGGGGTTCATCGAGACCATGCAGGGTCCGGCACGCGATGACGAAGCCGCGCGGATCCGTTTCTTCGCGATCATGCTGGATCAGGCGCAGCGCATGGCCCGCCTGATCGATGATCTGCTGTCGCTGTCACGGCTGGAGATGCGCGCCCATGTGGCGCCCGAAGGCCAGGTCGATCTCGGCCGCACCGTCACCCATGTGGTCGACAGCCTGCGGCCGATGGCAAACGAGCTCGGCGTCGAGATCGAACTGAGCTTGCCGGATCATACCGTGATGATCAGCGGCGACGTGGACGAACTGATCCAGGTGTTTTCCAACCTGGTCGAGAATGCCTGCAAATACGGCCAGACCGGCAAGCGCGTCGAGGTGACTGTCACCGACATGGACAAGGAAGGCCCGCAGGTCACCATTCAGGATTTCGGCCCGGGAATAGCCAAGGAACATGTGCCCCGTCTCACCGAGCGGTTCTACCGGGTCGATGTCGAGACCAGCAGGACCAAGAAGGGCACCGGCCTGGGCCTGGCGATCGTCAAGCATATTCTCACACGGCACCGCGCCCGGCTCATCATCCGCTCCACACCGGGCGAAGGATCGACCTTCTGTGTCAAATTCAACCCGGCCGACCAGGGGGAAGCGGTCGCATCCAAGGAAATATACAAGTAA
- the pgi gene encoding glucose-6-phosphate isomerase: MRAVFSADPDRARRYTVGLDDLRMDFSKCAVDDTTLALLGDLARAADVEAQRDRMFAGEAINLTEGRAVLHTALRAGADEDIRVDGENVVPQVHAVLRAMGDFTDGVRSGKICGATGKAFTDVVNIGIGGSDLGPVMATLALSPCHDGPPVHFVSNVDGAHIADTLAGLDPETTLVIVASKTFTTVETMTNAATARQFIVEKLGESAVAHHFAAVSTALDKVAKFGLDETRVFGFWDWVGGRYSLWSAIGLPLMLAIGRDDFTAFLAGARTMDQHFKTAPLGENLPMLLGVLGVWHRLACQYPSRAIIPYEQRLSRFPAYLQQLDMESNGKSVGIDGEPLETASGPTVWGEPGTNGQHAFFQLLHQGTDVIPVEFMIAANGHEPQLRHQHELLIANCLAQSEALMRGRTREEARSQLIAGGVSETEADRLAPHKTFPGNRPSITLVHDQLTPYSLGRLIALYEHRVFVEAQIFGINAFDQWGVELGKELATGLLPVVKGESAGEGHDASTLMLAETIRKMRE, from the coding sequence ATGCGGGCCGTCTTTTCGGCCGATCCGGATCGCGCCCGTAGATATACCGTCGGGCTTGATGATCTGCGGATGGATTTTTCCAAATGTGCCGTCGATGACACCACGCTGGCATTGCTGGGCGACCTCGCCCGTGCAGCGGATGTCGAAGCCCAGCGCGACCGGATGTTTGCGGGCGAGGCGATCAACCTGACCGAAGGCCGCGCCGTGCTGCACACCGCCTTGCGCGCCGGTGCGGACGAGGACATCCGGGTCGACGGCGAGAACGTCGTACCCCAGGTCCACGCGGTGCTCCGCGCGATGGGGGATTTCACCGACGGGGTTCGCAGCGGAAAGATCTGCGGCGCGACCGGCAAGGCCTTCACCGATGTGGTCAATATCGGCATCGGCGGCTCCGATCTCGGCCCGGTGATGGCGACGCTGGCGCTTTCGCCCTGTCACGACGGACCGCCCGTGCATTTCGTCTCCAATGTCGACGGCGCCCATATCGCCGACACGCTGGCCGGCCTCGACCCGGAAACCACGCTGGTCATCGTCGCCTCCAAGACCTTCACCACCGTAGAGACCATGACCAATGCCGCCACCGCGAGGCAGTTCATTGTCGAAAAGCTCGGTGAAAGCGCCGTAGCGCATCATTTCGCCGCGGTTTCCACGGCGCTCGACAAGGTGGCCAAATTCGGTCTCGATGAGACCCGGGTTTTCGGTTTCTGGGATTGGGTCGGCGGCCGCTATTCGCTGTGGTCGGCCATCGGCCTGCCGCTGATGCTTGCCATCGGCCGTGATGATTTCACCGCCTTTCTGGCCGGCGCCCGGACCATGGACCAGCATTTCAAGACCGCGCCTTTGGGCGAGAACCTGCCTATGCTTCTGGGCGTGCTCGGCGTCTGGCACCGGCTCGCCTGCCAGTATCCCAGCCGGGCAATCATTCCCTATGAGCAGCGGCTGTCACGCTTTCCGGCCTATCTGCAACAGCTCGACATGGAATCAAACGGCAAGTCCGTGGGCATTGACGGCGAACCGCTGGAGACGGCTTCCGGACCAACGGTCTGGGGCGAGCCCGGCACCAATGGCCAGCACGCGTTTTTCCAGCTTCTGCATCAGGGCACCGACGTCATTCCGGTGGAGTTCATGATTGCCGCCAATGGCCATGAGCCGCAGCTCAGGCACCAGCACGAATTGCTGATCGCCAATTGCCTGGCGCAATCGGAAGCGCTGATGCGCGGCCGGACGCGCGAGGAAGCCCGCAGCCAGCTGATCGCCGGCGGTGTGTCGGAAACCGAGGCCGACCGGCTTGCACCGCACAAGACGTTTCCGGGCAACCGGCCTTCGATCACGCTGGTGCATGACCAGCTCACGCCCTATTCGCTGGGCAGGCTGATCGCACTTTATGAGCACCGGGTGTTTGTCGAGGCACAGATCTTCGGCATCAACGCGTTCGACCAGTGGGGTGTGGAACTGGGCAAGGAACTGGCGACAGGGCTGCTGCCAGTGGTCAAGGGCGAGAGCGCCGGCGAAGGCCATGACGCCTCGACGCTGATGCTGGCGGAGACCATCCGCAAGATGCGCGAATAG
- the fumC gene encoding class II fumarate hydratase, translated as MMMSNTRTETDSFGPIEVSSDKYWGAQAQRSLGNFKIGWEKQPLSIVRALGIVKRAAAEANMDLERLDPKLGAAIVGAAQEVIDGKLDAHFPLVVWQTGSGTQSNMNANEVISNRAIEMMGGEMGSKKPVHPNDHVNMSQSSNDTYPTAMHIACAEQIVHVLLPALKHLHTALEAKAKSFSGIIKIGRTHTQDATPLTLGQEFGGYAAQVTSSIRRIETTLPGLQELAQGGTAVGTGLNAPVGFAEKVAERIASITGLPFVTAPNKFEALAAHDAMVFSHGAINAAAAALFKIANDIRFLGSGPRSGLGELSLPENEPGSSIMPGKVNPTQCEAMTQVCVQVFGNNAALTFAGSQGHFELNVYNPVMAYNFLQSVQLLADASVSFTDNCVTGIEAREDNIKAALDRSLMLVTALAPTIGYDNAAKIAKSAHTNGTTLREEALKTGLVTAEDYDRIVRPEDMTHPG; from the coding sequence ATGATGATGTCCAACACGCGCACAGAAACCGACAGCTTTGGCCCGATCGAAGTGTCATCCGACAAATATTGGGGCGCTCAGGCGCAACGCTCGCTTGGCAATTTCAAGATCGGCTGGGAGAAGCAGCCGCTGTCGATCGTGCGGGCGCTCGGCATCGTCAAGCGCGCCGCGGCGGAAGCCAACATGGATCTCGAACGGCTGGATCCGAAGCTCGGCGCGGCAATAGTCGGCGCCGCCCAGGAGGTGATCGACGGCAAGCTCGACGCGCATTTCCCGCTGGTGGTCTGGCAGACCGGGTCGGGCACCCAGTCGAACATGAATGCCAATGAGGTGATCTCCAACCGCGCCATCGAGATGATGGGCGGCGAGATGGGCTCGAAGAAGCCGGTCCACCCCAATGACCACGTCAATATGAGCCAGTCCTCCAACGACACCTATCCGACAGCGATGCACATCGCCTGCGCCGAGCAGATCGTTCACGTGCTGCTGCCGGCCCTCAAGCACCTGCACACGGCGCTCGAGGCAAAGGCAAAATCATTCTCCGGGATCATCAAGATCGGCCGGACCCATACGCAGGATGCGACGCCGCTGACACTGGGTCAGGAATTCGGCGGCTATGCCGCGCAGGTGACGTCCTCGATCAGGCGCATCGAGACGACACTGCCCGGCCTGCAGGAACTGGCCCAGGGCGGCACCGCGGTCGGCACCGGGCTGAATGCGCCGGTCGGCTTTGCCGAAAAGGTGGCCGAGCGCATTGCCAGCATCACCGGCCTCCCGTTCGTGACCGCACCCAACAAGTTCGAGGCGCTGGCGGCGCATGATGCGATGGTGTTTTCGCATGGCGCAATCAATGCGGCAGCCGCAGCCTTGTTCAAGATTGCCAACGACATCCGCTTTCTGGGATCAGGCCCCCGGTCGGGACTGGGTGAATTGTCGCTGCCGGAAAACGAGCCCGGCTCCTCGATCATGCCGGGCAAGGTCAATCCGACCCAGTGCGAGGCAATGACGCAGGTCTGCGTGCAGGTGTTCGGCAACAATGCGGCGCTGACCTTCGCCGGCAGCCAGGGCCATTTCGAGCTCAATGTCTACAATCCGGTGATGGCCTATAATTTCCTGCAATCGGTGCAATTGCTGGCGGACGCCTCGGTCTCCTTCACCGACAATTGCGTCACCGGCATCGAAGCCCGCGAGGACAACATCAAGGCGGCGCTCGACCGGTCGCTGATGCTTGTTACCGCGCTGGCGCCGACCATCGGCTATGACAATGCGGCCAAGATCGCCAAATCGGCCCACACCAACGGAACCACCCTGCGGGAAGAGGCTCTCAAGACCGGCCTCGTGACAGCCGAGGATTACGACCGTATTGTCCGTCCTGAAGACATGACCCATCCGGGTTGA
- a CDS encoding carbohydrate kinase family protein, translating into MIICCGEALIDMLPRTTTAGENAFSPYAGGAVFNTALALGRLGLETGFFTGLSSDMFGDILREALTASGVDHSPCVTLDLHTTLAFVRLVNGQASYAFFDENTAGRMITEAHLPTFGDDVEALHFGAISLIPDPCGSTYESLMRREHESRVISLDPNIRPGFITDPEKHRARIDRMMAMSDIVKMSDEDLEWFGQPDMETAARAWLAQGPSLVVFTRGPDGAIGFTNDHTVEVDGVPVTVADTVGAGDTFNAGILASLKRDKLLTKQAIKTLPAEAIKNALSLGAKAAAVTVSRPGANPPWASEIGF; encoded by the coding sequence ATGATCATTTGCTGTGGTGAGGCTCTCATCGACATGCTGCCGCGGACCACGACTGCAGGCGAAAACGCGTTCTCGCCCTATGCCGGCGGCGCGGTGTTCAACACGGCGCTGGCGCTTGGCCGTCTCGGTCTGGAAACCGGCTTTTTCACCGGGCTTTCGAGCGACATGTTCGGCGATATCCTGCGCGAAGCGCTGACCGCAAGCGGTGTTGATCACAGCCCTTGCGTGACGCTGGACCTGCACACGACGCTGGCCTTCGTGCGGCTCGTCAACGGCCAGGCAAGCTATGCATTCTTCGACGAGAACACGGCCGGCCGGATGATCACCGAAGCGCATCTGCCGACATTTGGCGACGATGTGGAAGCCCTGCATTTCGGCGCGATCAGCCTGATTCCCGATCCGTGCGGCTCCACCTATGAAAGTCTGATGCGGCGCGAGCATGAATCGCGGGTGATTTCGCTCGATCCCAATATCCGTCCCGGCTTCATCACCGATCCCGAAAAACACCGTGCCCGGATCGACCGGATGATGGCAATGAGCGACATCGTCAAGATGTCGGATGAGGACCTCGAATGGTTCGGCCAGCCCGACATGGAAACCGCAGCCCGTGCCTGGCTGGCGCAGGGTCCGAGCCTGGTGGTCTTCACCCGCGGTCCCGACGGCGCCATCGGCTTTACCAATGACCATACGGTCGAAGTTGATGGGGTGCCTGTCACCGTCGCCGATACGGTGGGCGCCGGCGACACCTTCAATGCCGGCATTCTGGCGTCATTGAAGCGGGACAAACTGCTGACCAAACAGGCGATCAAAACGCTGCCCGCCGAGGCCATCAAAAACGCGCTCAGCCTCGGTGCCAAGGCCGCCGCCGTCACGGTCTCGCGGCCAGGCGCCAATCCGCCCTGGGCCAGCGAAATCGGCTTCTGA